A genome region from Alicyclobacillus acidocaldarius subsp. acidocaldarius DSM 446 includes the following:
- a CDS encoding type 1 glutamine amidotransferase domain-containing protein, with protein MAKKVLMVVTSADKMTDGHPTGLWLSEFAEPYTEFKQAGYEVTVASPRGGQAPIDERSVQNGELNQWPEAVEILKQTIPLSQVSASDYDAIFLPGGHGTMFDFPDSAELQALIRTFAESGKVVAAVCHGPAGLVNVRLSNGDPLVKGKRVTAFTDEEERAVKLDDKVPFMLETRLRELGAQFVAQPMWSDHVERDGNLITGQNPQSGISAAKAVIQALEESH; from the coding sequence AAATGACGGACGGGCATCCGACGGGGCTTTGGTTGTCCGAGTTCGCCGAGCCGTATACAGAGTTCAAGCAAGCGGGCTACGAGGTGACCGTGGCGAGTCCGCGCGGAGGTCAGGCGCCCATTGATGAGCGCAGCGTGCAGAACGGCGAGCTCAATCAGTGGCCCGAGGCCGTCGAGATCTTGAAGCAGACCATCCCCCTTTCGCAGGTGTCTGCGTCCGATTACGACGCCATCTTCTTGCCTGGCGGTCACGGCACCATGTTCGATTTCCCAGACAGCGCTGAACTCCAGGCGCTCATCCGCACGTTTGCGGAGTCGGGTAAAGTGGTCGCCGCCGTGTGCCACGGTCCGGCTGGGTTGGTCAACGTGCGGCTCTCGAACGGCGATCCGCTCGTCAAGGGCAAGCGCGTGACGGCGTTCACGGATGAGGAGGAGCGCGCCGTCAAGCTCGACGACAAGGTGCCCTTCATGCTGGAGACGCGCTTGCGCGAGCTTGGCGCTCAGTTCGTGGCACAGCCGATGTGGTCCGATCACGTCGAACGAGACGGAAACCTCATCACGGGGCAAAATCCGCAGTCGGGCATCAGCGCTGCGAAAGCCGTCATCCAAGCGCTCGAGGAATCTCACTGA
- a CDS encoding TIGR02677 family protein has protein sequence MLRQGYSTGVRLSGGELLPNIGPEHLKPLSEFKYLHAENVSRYRLIMRIFYENHMKLRYWLRPLDVHGAVLETGLIQGYTIEQCEQDLQMLHEWGNLECQQDKAKSTSIEEFKKKRFRYQMTAVAVEIERLLDALEQVQGYGGELDAGPLEIIARLLRDIYHRAGEMRPAEDFALWKELQDRFRRLHENAVDYYAQISSTKAEALMQTAAFLTFKEDLRRYLQRFALGLQQFGAQIEGMLRALSPAAVEGFLSSVTQGEMEVPNLEDRRGFDERMAAHREEWASLAAWFMGSDGDESEVVKLERATKEAIGRVVRQALALQEQARAGVSRRRDLSYLARWFMRLQSIEEAHRLGAAVFGLYAPRHFQGEPPRSTDSADCSMWEEAPILRALSPKTRGPRQRLAVSPVKDRATQKAKAMEAWRQAQASARDIERRWLREGTFAIADFDELTVEDRGLLLQWVSRALSKADRRFRDPEGYQIRVEVPQNGERHRISFPDGVMEMPNFRFHIRREGR, from the coding sequence ATGTTGAGGCAAGGGTACTCGACAGGCGTCCGTCTCTCTGGGGGTGAGCTCTTGCCCAACATCGGCCCAGAACACTTGAAACCCTTATCTGAGTTCAAATATCTCCACGCCGAGAACGTCTCGCGCTATCGCCTTATCATGCGGATCTTCTATGAGAACCACATGAAGCTTCGCTATTGGCTGCGCCCCTTGGACGTTCACGGCGCCGTGTTGGAAACCGGCCTCATCCAAGGCTACACCATCGAGCAGTGCGAACAGGATCTTCAGATGTTGCACGAGTGGGGCAACCTGGAGTGTCAACAAGACAAGGCGAAATCGACAAGTATTGAAGAGTTCAAGAAGAAGCGATTTCGGTATCAGATGACCGCGGTGGCGGTCGAGATCGAGCGGTTGTTGGATGCGCTCGAGCAGGTGCAGGGCTACGGCGGCGAACTCGACGCCGGGCCGCTCGAGATCATCGCGCGACTTCTGCGCGACATTTACCATCGGGCGGGGGAGATGCGTCCCGCGGAGGACTTCGCGTTGTGGAAGGAACTGCAGGATCGGTTCCGAAGGCTTCACGAAAACGCCGTGGACTACTACGCGCAGATCTCGAGCACCAAGGCGGAAGCCCTCATGCAGACGGCGGCCTTTCTCACGTTCAAGGAGGATTTGCGCAGGTATCTCCAGCGGTTCGCGCTGGGATTGCAGCAGTTCGGTGCGCAGATCGAGGGGATGTTGCGCGCGCTTTCTCCCGCGGCGGTGGAAGGCTTTCTGTCGAGCGTCACGCAGGGCGAGATGGAGGTTCCGAACCTGGAGGATCGGCGCGGATTCGACGAGCGCATGGCGGCACACCGAGAGGAATGGGCGTCCCTCGCGGCGTGGTTCATGGGCTCCGATGGCGACGAGAGCGAGGTCGTGAAGCTGGAGCGGGCCACGAAAGAGGCCATCGGACGCGTCGTGCGGCAGGCGTTGGCGCTTCAGGAGCAGGCTCGTGCTGGCGTCAGCCGTAGACGGGACTTGTCCTATCTCGCGCGGTGGTTCATGCGCCTTCAGTCCATCGAGGAGGCGCACCGCCTGGGTGCCGCCGTGTTTGGCCTGTATGCGCCGCGCCACTTTCAGGGCGAGCCGCCGCGATCGACCGATTCCGCCGACTGCTCCATGTGGGAGGAGGCGCCCATCCTGCGAGCGCTCTCGCCGAAGACGCGCGGGCCGCGGCAGCGCTTGGCGGTTTCCCCCGTCAAAGATCGCGCAACCCAAAAGGCGAAGGCGATGGAGGCGTGGCGCCAGGCGCAGGCCAGCGCGCGCGACATCGAGCGCCGATGGCTCCGGGAAGGGACGTTTGCCATCGCCGACTTCGACGAGCTCACGGTGGAGGATCGCGGGCTCCTGCTGCAGTGGGTGAGCCGCGCGTTGTCGAAAGCCGACCGTCGGTTCCGAGATCCAGAGGGTTATCAGATTCGGGTCGAGGTCCCACAAAACGGCGAACGCCACCGCATTTCATTTCCAGACGGAGTGATGGAGATGCCCAACTTTCGCTTCCACATCCGGAGGGAAGGGCGATGA
- a CDS encoding TIGR02678 family protein, with amino-acid sequence MRRGRLRDERAELQEAARILLSRPWITKENHPDEYRLIHRHQDALRNWFQRMAGWALVVTSEIAKLEKQPAVHQPWMRIDEFLYPRDYALFAYALWFLEGLQREEQFLLSDLIDAIGEEALRNGDHLDWTSYDHRLSMVRALKKLRDLGVLQAVDGEEMGWARDDSQNVLYEATRVSRYVMNRFPRDFASYQTIDDLYEADTFIGMDGSAEFESWATAHRRHRVIRRFLVEPVVYDADFSEEERRYVQTQRSFLVDRIEQATGLVGRRFREGLLFAWPEPTSDFELFPGDSTLSDVCLLVANALVQRIRAKYASIAPAHDGRYHMPLAELEAVVLELRELYALRWSKELREKGVAALTRDVLAVMSEWRLAAWEGADVWLLPALSRYIGAYDGDLDQEEGSNGGAIPAVPRGAV; translated from the coding sequence ATGAGACGGGGGCGCCTGCGCGATGAACGCGCGGAACTTCAGGAGGCGGCCCGTATCCTGCTGTCGCGCCCTTGGATCACCAAGGAGAACCATCCCGACGAGTACCGGCTCATCCATCGTCACCAGGACGCGTTGCGAAACTGGTTTCAGCGGATGGCGGGCTGGGCCCTCGTTGTGACGAGCGAGATCGCAAAACTCGAGAAGCAACCAGCGGTGCATCAGCCGTGGATGCGGATCGACGAGTTTCTCTACCCGCGCGATTACGCGCTGTTTGCCTATGCGCTCTGGTTCCTCGAAGGACTGCAGCGCGAGGAACAGTTCCTGCTGTCGGATCTCATCGACGCCATCGGCGAGGAGGCTCTGCGAAACGGGGATCATCTCGACTGGACGAGCTATGATCACCGCCTCTCCATGGTTCGGGCGCTCAAAAAGTTGCGCGATCTCGGCGTGCTCCAAGCCGTCGACGGCGAAGAGATGGGCTGGGCGCGCGACGACAGTCAGAACGTGCTGTATGAGGCGACGCGCGTGTCGAGGTACGTCATGAATCGGTTTCCGCGCGACTTCGCCTCCTATCAGACCATCGACGACCTGTACGAGGCGGACACCTTCATCGGCATGGACGGATCGGCCGAGTTCGAGTCCTGGGCCACGGCGCACAGGCGCCACCGCGTCATTCGGAGGTTTCTCGTGGAGCCCGTCGTGTACGACGCGGATTTCTCGGAGGAGGAGCGGCGGTACGTGCAGACGCAGCGGAGCTTCCTCGTGGATCGCATCGAACAGGCGACCGGGCTCGTGGGCAGGCGGTTCCGCGAGGGCCTGCTCTTCGCGTGGCCCGAGCCGACGAGCGACTTCGAGCTATTCCCCGGCGACTCGACGCTGTCGGACGTCTGCCTCTTGGTGGCCAACGCGCTGGTGCAGCGCATTCGCGCCAAATACGCCTCCATCGCGCCGGCTCATGACGGGCGGTACCACATGCCTCTCGCAGAACTGGAGGCGGTCGTGTTGGAGTTGCGCGAGCTCTACGCCCTCCGCTGGTCCAAGGAGCTTCGCGAGAAAGGCGTCGCCGCCCTCACGCGCGATGTATTGGCCGTGATGAGCGAATGGCGGCTCGCCGCGTGGGAGGGCGCGGACGTGTGGCTGCTTCCCGCGCTGTCGCGTTACATCGGCGCGTACGACGGCGATCTCGATCAAGAGGAGGGATCCAATGGCGGAGCGATACCGGCTGTCCCGCGCGGGGCTGTTTAA
- a CDS encoding TIGR02680 family protein has product MAERYRLSRAGLFNFWLYDEEILEFDHGRLLLRGPNGAGKSVTMQSLLPLVLDGDKRPVRLDPFGSRDRKIEFYLLGDDQSGVQDRIGYLWMEFARGEGSQASHVTVGIGLRATRGRSSVQFWGFAITDGRRVGKDLVLYDETLYLKEGQKYPLDHAKLAEVLGPGGQVVRSQEEYQALVNRLLFGYRDIGAYEDLLNLMIQVRSPKLSKEFKPSTMYETLYSALPPVGEEELASLANMLEDLDEHAAHLEETVQHRTHAERLHRAYDRYNRVVLFQRARAAHEALKAEDEAQDNVRGAEKEFDDLARGLGELEREMCEVKADADRTEAELEALEHSEAMGIQRELDGIQRQVEFLSGEEARAREALREAEQDIERREEGLRQVEDRRAECERRMASRREALERLADAAEFAGHSVYARPEVDAVYPDDVFERWFADVDLHAERLHNAISLGQEELRARERMSDAERAMGEAAKRRDAEEANLRTAESRLEQEVEAQEDAIFRWYQGLSAIPATDDMWREALYALREYPATTYDDVMRSFRKAHEEALLEAVQREHELRAAVEHRAEEKRALEQELAEWRDRRDPEPPRSEARAASRRRRQSAGGVGAPLYMACEFRDGVDPRTQAALERALEAAGLIDAWISPSPPAVEPGEEEVWIAPRPALWGYTLADFLRPTVPEGSGLMAVDIEDALRTIVIGDEAEAGQAAVAPDGRYRIGPLAGHTDEKPQAEWIGYEARRRTKLARIEALEAAIAAAEAEIARLAADIEETRRHRTQLDEEMRAFPPEDPLRRARDDVDRARLRLEEAVLSLRRQTEAYQEARANWRDREEAWLAERSAWARLSRLEDFVEAREQLQRYRDGLHDLRRFHAEYTHLSREAAQLAEDIERDRARADAERRRSVELRQERDRLRMSAEALREQLRALGVIDLYERQRELRARREALRKRREELERRRHAFDEKIGMAKERLEQAQRALQAKEAEAECALEALAREWALGLVDGMAEDLRQPSGRQALSRLAHIVHRELRGPYGSEHEGSARHRLMEELQVVRNVLVDYAIEGTYDEALGRTIVRSVRDRNRPLTPFALWQELVRMEEEQRLYIEERERELYEEIFMRSVGRAIRDKINRAEAWVRQMNRFMSQRDTSNGFALSLEWRPRPAQDEGEMSAERLVALLRKSPELMLPQEMDDMIRHFRTRIDYARQEAESGGSFREWIYQLLDYRQWFEFRLYYRKAGMASRRELTDSQFNVLSGGEKAMAMYIPLFAAVDARLSDAREDAPRIICLDEAFAGVDDDNVRDMFALIVSLDYDFIMTSQQLWGCYDTVPSLSIVEVHRPQDADVVTLIRFRWNGQVRILIAPDEAKEAVRLP; this is encoded by the coding sequence ATGGCGGAGCGATACCGGCTGTCCCGCGCGGGGCTGTTTAACTTTTGGTTGTACGACGAAGAGATCCTCGAGTTCGATCACGGCCGCCTGCTCTTGCGCGGCCCGAACGGCGCCGGGAAGTCCGTCACCATGCAGTCGCTCCTGCCGCTCGTGCTGGACGGGGACAAGCGGCCCGTTCGTCTCGATCCGTTTGGGTCGCGAGATCGCAAGATCGAGTTCTACCTGCTCGGCGACGATCAGAGCGGCGTGCAGGATCGGATCGGCTACCTGTGGATGGAGTTTGCGCGCGGCGAGGGATCTCAGGCTTCGCATGTGACGGTCGGGATCGGCCTGCGCGCAACCCGCGGCCGCTCGTCGGTCCAGTTCTGGGGATTTGCCATCACGGACGGACGGCGCGTGGGCAAGGACTTGGTGTTGTACGACGAAACCCTCTACCTGAAGGAGGGGCAGAAATATCCGCTGGATCACGCGAAGCTGGCCGAGGTTTTGGGACCAGGGGGCCAGGTGGTCCGCTCGCAGGAGGAGTACCAGGCGCTCGTCAATCGCCTTCTGTTCGGCTATCGGGACATCGGGGCCTACGAGGATCTTCTGAACCTCATGATTCAGGTTCGTTCACCTAAGTTGTCCAAGGAATTCAAGCCGTCGACGATGTACGAGACGCTGTACAGCGCGCTTCCCCCAGTGGGCGAGGAGGAGCTGGCGTCGCTCGCCAACATGCTCGAAGATTTGGACGAGCATGCGGCGCACCTGGAAGAGACGGTGCAACACCGCACCCATGCGGAGCGGCTTCATCGGGCGTACGACCGGTACAACCGCGTGGTCCTGTTTCAGCGGGCGCGCGCCGCGCACGAGGCGCTGAAGGCCGAGGACGAGGCTCAGGACAACGTGCGCGGGGCGGAGAAGGAATTCGACGATCTCGCTCGCGGGCTCGGCGAGCTCGAACGCGAGATGTGCGAGGTCAAGGCCGATGCAGATCGCACGGAGGCGGAGCTCGAGGCGCTCGAACATTCCGAGGCGATGGGTATCCAGAGAGAGCTCGATGGGATTCAGCGGCAGGTGGAATTCCTGTCGGGCGAGGAGGCTCGCGCGCGAGAAGCGCTGCGGGAGGCCGAGCAGGACATCGAGCGCCGGGAGGAGGGCCTTCGCCAGGTGGAGGACCGCCGCGCGGAGTGCGAGCGGCGGATGGCGTCCCGACGTGAAGCGCTGGAACGCCTCGCGGACGCGGCGGAATTCGCGGGTCATTCCGTGTACGCGCGGCCGGAAGTCGACGCGGTATACCCGGATGACGTGTTCGAGCGATGGTTCGCCGATGTGGATTTGCATGCGGAGCGCCTGCACAACGCGATCTCCCTGGGCCAGGAGGAGCTGAGGGCCCGCGAGCGCATGTCCGACGCGGAGCGGGCCATGGGCGAGGCCGCCAAGCGGCGGGACGCCGAAGAGGCGAATCTGCGCACGGCGGAGTCGCGGCTGGAACAGGAGGTGGAAGCGCAAGAGGATGCAATATTCCGCTGGTACCAAGGCCTTTCCGCCATCCCAGCGACGGACGACATGTGGCGAGAGGCGCTGTACGCGCTGCGGGAGTATCCGGCCACAACCTACGACGACGTGATGCGCTCCTTCCGGAAGGCGCACGAGGAGGCATTGCTCGAGGCGGTGCAGCGTGAGCATGAGCTTCGCGCGGCCGTGGAACACCGCGCCGAGGAGAAGCGCGCGCTCGAACAGGAGCTTGCGGAGTGGCGCGATCGCAGGGATCCCGAGCCGCCTCGAAGCGAGGCGCGGGCCGCTTCGCGCAGGCGCCGGCAGAGCGCGGGCGGCGTGGGCGCGCCGCTCTACATGGCGTGCGAGTTCCGAGACGGCGTCGATCCGCGGACGCAGGCGGCGCTGGAGCGCGCGCTCGAGGCGGCCGGGCTCATCGACGCGTGGATCTCGCCGTCGCCGCCCGCCGTGGAGCCGGGGGAGGAGGAGGTGTGGATTGCACCGCGGCCAGCGCTTTGGGGCTACACGCTCGCCGATTTTCTGCGGCCGACGGTTCCCGAGGGGTCGGGGCTTATGGCCGTCGACATCGAGGATGCGCTGCGCACCATCGTGATCGGCGACGAGGCCGAGGCCGGGCAGGCCGCCGTTGCGCCGGATGGGCGGTATCGCATCGGGCCGCTCGCTGGCCACACGGACGAGAAGCCACAAGCCGAGTGGATCGGTTACGAGGCCAGGCGGCGCACGAAACTCGCGCGCATCGAGGCGCTCGAGGCGGCCATCGCGGCCGCGGAGGCCGAGATCGCGCGCCTCGCGGCAGACATCGAGGAGACGAGGCGCCATCGCACACAGCTCGACGAGGAGATGCGGGCGTTTCCGCCGGAAGATCCGCTGCGCAGGGCAAGGGACGACGTCGATCGCGCCAGGCTCCGGCTGGAGGAGGCCGTTCTGTCCCTCAGGCGGCAGACCGAGGCGTACCAGGAGGCGCGAGCCAACTGGCGCGATCGCGAGGAGGCCTGGTTGGCTGAGAGGTCGGCCTGGGCACGGCTCTCGCGTCTCGAGGATTTCGTCGAGGCACGCGAGCAGCTCCAAAGGTATCGGGACGGTCTGCACGACCTGCGCCGCTTCCACGCGGAATACACCCACCTCAGCCGCGAGGCGGCACAGCTCGCGGAGGACATCGAGAGGGACCGGGCGCGGGCGGACGCGGAGCGGCGGAGAAGCGTGGAACTTCGGCAGGAGCGGGATCGCCTGCGCATGAGCGCGGAGGCGCTGCGCGAGCAGTTGCGCGCGCTCGGCGTGATCGATCTGTACGAGCGCCAAAGGGAGCTTCGGGCGCGCAGAGAGGCGCTTCGCAAGCGCCGCGAGGAGCTCGAGAGGAGGCGGCACGCGTTCGACGAGAAGATCGGCATGGCGAAAGAGCGGCTGGAGCAGGCGCAGCGTGCGCTCCAAGCGAAGGAGGCGGAGGCCGAGTGCGCCCTTGAGGCGCTCGCGCGGGAGTGGGCGCTTGGGCTTGTGGACGGGATGGCGGAGGATTTGCGCCAGCCATCGGGGCGGCAGGCGCTTTCCCGGTTGGCGCACATCGTGCACCGCGAGCTTCGGGGCCCGTATGGCTCGGAACACGAGGGCAGCGCGCGGCACCGCCTGATGGAGGAGCTGCAGGTGGTGCGGAACGTGCTCGTGGACTACGCCATCGAGGGGACGTACGACGAGGCGCTGGGGCGGACGATCGTGCGATCCGTGCGGGATCGGAACCGGCCCTTGACGCCGTTCGCGCTGTGGCAGGAGCTCGTTCGCATGGAAGAGGAGCAGCGCCTCTACATCGAAGAGCGCGAGCGGGAACTGTATGAGGAGATCTTCATGCGGAGCGTCGGTCGGGCCATTCGCGACAAGATCAACCGTGCGGAGGCGTGGGTGCGCCAGATGAACCGGTTCATGTCGCAGCGGGACACGTCCAACGGCTTTGCGCTATCGCTCGAGTGGCGGCCGCGCCCTGCGCAGGACGAGGGCGAGATGAGCGCCGAGCGGCTGGTGGCGCTTTTGCGCAAGAGCCCGGAACTCATGTTGCCGCAGGAGATGGACGACATGATCCGGCACTTCCGCACGCGCATTGACTACGCGCGGCAGGAGGCAGAAAGCGGGGGATCGTTTCGCGAATGGATCTATCAGTTGCTCGACTACCGGCAGTGGTTTGAGTTCCGCCTGTATTATCGAAAGGCAGGGATGGCATCCCGGCGCGAGCTGACGGATTCGCAGTTCAACGTCCTGAGCGGCGGCGAGAAGGCGATGGCGATGTACATTCCGCTCTTCGCCGCGGTGGACGCGCGCCTCAGCGACGCCCGCGAGGACGCGCCCCGGATCATCTGCTTGGACGAGGCGTTTGCCGGCGTGGACGACGACAACGTGCGCGACATGTTTGCGCTCATCGTGTCGCTCGACTACGACTTCATCATGACGAGCCAGCAGCTCTGGGGCTGTTACGACACGGTGCCATCTCTGTCGATCGTGGAGGTGCATCGCCCGCAGGACGCCGACGTGGTGACGCTCATCCGCTTCCGATGGAACGGCCAGGTCCGCATCCTGATCGCTCCCGACGAGGCGAAAGAGGCGGTGCGTCTCCCATGA
- a CDS encoding TIGR02679 family protein, producing the protein MSDVNSAIRAALMKPGLARLWEAVRAKYQSLGRAGGTVVLLDATPEEQEAIGALLGINLFGETRIKVPLARLEAALLQSRFAITLGDALGALFGRVATRDDVRAERDRAERAFWAYLEEVAGDFRPWLEAMWEGRAPGRGLVAEWRRLFAETGRVPPLEAALGVLRALDPPPDPPVRLPILAARHLGDPHALDRTSPAGRALFAWLAWRYGGLDADEPDSAEIADGAAQDEGTSEAARAWYLRAGIRIDDVSPVVHVANWPGMSTSPMAFTLASLDGAPARRLPPRILVVENPAVFAELAERSPAPVVCSYGWPNAAVLRLLDLVTSAGSDLWYSGDFDLGGLRIGRSLWRRYGPRFVPWRFDRAMYDSFAQFGRVSLSEEERTHLTRLQEALWDSDLAVSMQAFGVKVFQEQFVDTLVEDAICMEMARP; encoded by the coding sequence ATGAGCGATGTGAACTCAGCGATTCGGGCTGCGCTGATGAAGCCGGGACTCGCGCGGCTGTGGGAAGCGGTGAGGGCGAAATACCAGTCGCTCGGGCGCGCGGGCGGCACCGTGGTCCTTCTCGACGCGACGCCCGAGGAGCAGGAGGCCATCGGCGCGCTTCTCGGGATCAACCTGTTCGGCGAGACGCGCATCAAGGTTCCGCTCGCGAGGCTGGAGGCCGCTCTTCTTCAGTCGCGCTTCGCGATCACGCTCGGCGACGCTCTCGGCGCGCTGTTTGGCAGGGTGGCCACCCGGGACGACGTGCGGGCTGAGCGCGATCGCGCCGAGCGCGCCTTCTGGGCGTATCTTGAAGAGGTGGCGGGCGACTTCCGACCTTGGCTCGAGGCGATGTGGGAAGGGCGGGCGCCGGGGCGGGGGCTCGTCGCGGAGTGGCGCAGGCTGTTTGCCGAGACGGGGCGTGTACCTCCGCTCGAGGCCGCCCTCGGCGTCCTTCGCGCCCTCGACCCGCCGCCCGATCCGCCCGTCCGCCTGCCCATCCTGGCCGCTCGGCACCTCGGCGATCCGCACGCGCTCGATCGCACGAGCCCTGCGGGCCGAGCGCTCTTCGCCTGGCTCGCCTGGCGGTACGGCGGCTTGGATGCGGACGAGCCTGATTCCGCCGAGATCGCGGACGGCGCGGCCCAGGATGAGGGCACATCCGAAGCTGCGCGCGCCTGGTACCTGCGCGCGGGCATCCGGATCGACGACGTGAGCCCCGTGGTCCACGTCGCCAACTGGCCCGGGATGAGCACAAGCCCGATGGCCTTCACGCTCGCCTCGCTCGATGGCGCTCCCGCACGGCGCCTTCCGCCGCGTATCTTGGTCGTCGAGAACCCGGCCGTGTTCGCGGAGCTGGCTGAACGATCGCCCGCGCCTGTCGTCTGTTCTTACGGCTGGCCCAACGCGGCCGTGCTTCGCCTCCTCGATCTCGTCACATCCGCAGGCTCCGACCTGTGGTACAGCGGTGATTTCGACCTCGGCGGTCTGCGCATCGGCCGGTCCTTGTGGCGGCGCTACGGTCCGAGATTTGTCCCGTGGCGCTTCGATCGTGCCATGTACGACTCGTTCGCCCAATTTGGCCGCGTTTCACTTTCCGAGGAAGAGCGAACCCATCTCACCCGCCTACAGGAAGCCCTTTGGGACTCGGATCTGGCGGTCAGCATGCAGGCGTTCGGTGTGAAGGTATTTCAGGAGCAGTTCGTCGATACGCTCGTGGAAGACGCTATCTGCATGGAGATGGCGAGGCCTTGA
- a CDS encoding trimeric intracellular cation channel family protein — translation MLNVIGTIAFAVSGSIVAMEERYDWLGVYVLGFVAAFGGGMIRNLIVGLPVAQIWHQPVLFLTAALTITAVLVLPYGFLHRFRRIVSFFDAIGLAAFAVEGAMYAYRSHSTFVTTVVAALMTGIGGGLIRDLLASRKPLVFQAEIYAIWAMLAGAAVGLGLIRTAWEEYLLFALVAALRMLSVRWNWHLPRTGPPEETPTPFGT, via the coding sequence GTGCTCAACGTCATCGGGACTATCGCGTTTGCCGTGAGCGGCTCCATCGTCGCGATGGAGGAGCGGTATGACTGGCTCGGCGTGTATGTGCTCGGGTTCGTCGCCGCGTTCGGCGGCGGCATGATTCGCAACCTCATCGTCGGGCTGCCGGTCGCGCAGATCTGGCACCAGCCCGTTCTCTTTCTCACCGCGGCCCTGACGATCACGGCCGTTCTCGTCCTGCCGTACGGCTTCCTTCACCGTTTCCGCCGCATCGTCAGCTTCTTCGACGCCATCGGCCTGGCGGCGTTCGCGGTCGAAGGCGCCATGTACGCGTATCGGTCGCACAGCACATTCGTGACCACCGTCGTGGCCGCCCTGATGACAGGCATTGGGGGCGGACTCATCCGGGATCTCCTCGCCTCCCGCAAGCCGCTCGTCTTTCAGGCCGAGATCTACGCCATTTGGGCCATGCTCGCCGGCGCCGCGGTGGGGCTCGGGCTCATCCGGACGGCGTGGGAAGAATATCTGCTGTTTGCCCTCGTCGCCGCGCTTCGCATGCTGTCCGTTCGTTGGAATTGGCATCTTCCTCGAACCGGCCCGCCGGAGGAGACCCCGACGCCCTTCGGCACCTGA
- a CDS encoding TIGR02328 family protein, which translates to MSVRLWHEALIPKLPRAQLLGQHRECCALRGLGWNRPHATVNYVFQHPYEYLVQYHRLVMEEMERRGYHVDPAWWDPRYRGKRAPLADIDPSRYSWSSPIYPEHDDRYLADCLENLRAKGIIL; encoded by the coding sequence GTGAGCGTGAGACTCTGGCATGAAGCGCTGATTCCGAAGCTGCCGCGCGCGCAGCTGTTGGGCCAGCATCGGGAATGCTGTGCCCTGCGTGGACTTGGCTGGAATCGCCCCCACGCGACGGTGAATTACGTCTTTCAGCATCCGTACGAGTACCTGGTCCAGTATCACCGGCTCGTCATGGAGGAGATGGAGCGCCGAGGGTACCACGTGGATCCCGCGTGGTGGGACCCGCGCTACCGAGGAAAGCGCGCGCCGCTGGCGGACATTGACCCTTCCCGCTATTCCTGGTCATCGCCCATTTATCCTGAGCACGACGACAGGTATCTGGCCGATTGTCTCGAAAACTTACGGGCGAAGGGCATCATTCTTTGA
- a CDS encoding EAL domain-containing protein, translating to MSCPGCEVGQGGVTLKVPEEDVEGVLRSLASARAVRWSGASTVSMPPDVFVARATYWQAFFDTSSWRVGLTGPDGADAPDRPFDAFVEELPSVWIDELLARRGIQMAMQPIVDLTKGSVVACEMLVRATAPDGSFVSPHALFEAAREQSRLFALDRACRIEAIAAARRLPADWDVFVNFIPTAIYVPEHCLQSTFAAAERHAVHPSRLVFEVVETERVDDVAHLRAILAFYRAKGVRYALDDFGEGYSDENMLRAISPDVVKLDRQFVDHVDRDPAKRRVAEGLARVAQSLDIRLLAEGVERPEEATALLELGYTWQQGYLYARPSLEVPDGSIAWLPRA from the coding sequence ATGTCGTGTCCTGGATGTGAGGTTGGGCAAGGTGGCGTCACGCTGAAGGTTCCCGAGGAAGATGTGGAGGGCGTCCTGCGTTCCCTCGCGTCTGCGCGCGCAGTCCGCTGGTCTGGCGCGTCGACGGTCTCCATGCCGCCCGATGTGTTCGTGGCTCGTGCAACGTACTGGCAAGCGTTCTTCGATACGAGCTCGTGGAGGGTCGGATTGACAGGCCCTGACGGGGCCGATGCGCCGGATCGCCCGTTTGACGCGTTCGTCGAAGAGCTTCCTTCCGTCTGGATTGACGAGTTGCTCGCCAGGCGCGGCATCCAAATGGCCATGCAGCCGATTGTGGACCTGACGAAGGGGAGCGTGGTCGCCTGTGAAATGCTTGTGCGTGCCACGGCCCCGGACGGAAGCTTCGTTTCGCCGCACGCGCTCTTTGAGGCGGCCCGCGAACAATCCCGGCTCTTCGCGCTCGATCGCGCCTGTCGGATTGAGGCCATCGCGGCGGCGAGGCGGCTGCCCGCGGACTGGGACGTCTTTGTGAATTTCATCCCGACCGCCATTTACGTGCCCGAGCATTGCCTCCAGTCCACCTTCGCGGCCGCAGAGCGGCACGCCGTCCACCCGTCCAGGCTGGTGTTTGAGGTGGTGGAGACGGAGCGCGTCGATGATGTCGCCCATCTGCGGGCCATTCTCGCGTTCTACCGCGCGAAAGGCGTGCGCTACGCGCTCGACGACTTCGGCGAAGGATACAGCGACGAGAACATGCTGCGCGCCATCTCGCCAGATGTCGTCAAGCTGGATCGCCAATTTGTCGATCACGTCGACCGCGATCCGGCCAAACGCCGCGTGGCGGAGGGGCTCGCGCGGGTGGCCCAATCGCTTGACATTCGCCTGTTGGCGGAGGGGGTCGAACGGCCCGAGGAAGCGACGGCCCTGCTTGAACTTGGTTACACGTGGCAACAGGGGTACCTGTACGCGCGGCCGTCTCTCGAGGTGCCGGACGGGTCAATCGCGTGGTTGCCGCGGGCGTGA